In a genomic window of Streptomyces sp. NBC_01231:
- a CDS encoding carbonic anhydrase: MTTSASVPAGPEAAIVTGGTVTDRLVEANERYAAAFTDPGMDARPVLRVAVVACMDARLDLHAALGLELGDCHTIRNAGGVVTDDVIRSLTISQRKLGTRSVVLIHHTGCGLEAITEDFRNDLEMEVGQRPAWAVEAFRDVEQDVRQSMQRVRTSPFMLHTDDVRGFVFDVKSGLLREIDPA; the protein is encoded by the coding sequence ATGACGACTTCCGCATCGGTTCCCGCAGGTCCCGAAGCCGCCATAGTCACCGGCGGCACCGTCACCGACCGCCTCGTCGAGGCGAACGAGCGCTACGCGGCAGCTTTCACCGACCCCGGCATGGACGCCCGCCCCGTTCTGCGCGTGGCAGTCGTGGCCTGCATGGACGCCCGGCTCGACCTGCACGCCGCGCTCGGCCTGGAGCTCGGGGACTGTCACACCATCCGCAACGCCGGCGGAGTCGTCACCGACGACGTGATCCGCTCGCTCACCATCAGCCAGCGCAAGCTCGGCACCCGCAGCGTCGTCCTGATCCACCACACGGGCTGCGGCCTGGAGGCGATCACCGAGGACTTCCGCAACGACCTGGAGATGGAGGTGGGCCAGCGTCCGGCCTGGGCAGTGGAGGCCTTCCGGGACGTCGAGCAGGACGTACGGCAGTCGATGCAGCGCGTGCGGACCTCGCCCTTCATGCTGCACACCGACGACGTACGCGGCTTCGTCTTCGACGTGAAGAGCGGCCTGCTGCGCGAGATCGACCCCGCGTAG
- a CDS encoding MoxR family ATPase: MTTYDDRASLTDLTATVERVRSSVEGVIEGKPEVVRLSLTVLLAEGHLLIEDVPGVGKTMLAKALARSIDCSVRRIQFTPDLLPSDITGVSIWDQQRRDFEFKPGAIFAQIVIGDEINRASPKTQSALLESMEERQVTIDGQTYELPSPFMVVATQNPVEMEGTYPLPEAQRDRFMARVSIGYPSAEAELEMLDIHGGVNPLDDLQPVAHAHEIVKLIDAVRGVHVADPVRRYAVDLVAATRTHPDLRLGASPRATLHLLRAAKASAALSGREYALPDDVQALAVAVLAHRLLPTAQAQLNRRTAEQVVQEILQRTPVPAAPQQGGIGLGRGATSLGAQPPRRL; the protein is encoded by the coding sequence GTGACGACCTATGACGATCGAGCGAGCCTCACTGATCTGACCGCCACTGTGGAGCGTGTCCGCAGTTCGGTGGAGGGTGTGATCGAGGGCAAGCCCGAGGTCGTACGGCTTTCGCTGACCGTACTGCTCGCCGAGGGACACCTTCTGATCGAGGATGTCCCCGGCGTCGGCAAGACCATGCTGGCCAAGGCACTCGCGCGGTCCATCGACTGCTCGGTGCGGCGGATCCAGTTCACACCCGACCTGCTGCCCTCGGACATCACCGGGGTGTCCATCTGGGATCAGCAGCGCCGGGACTTCGAGTTCAAGCCGGGCGCGATCTTCGCGCAGATCGTGATCGGCGACGAGATCAACCGGGCCTCGCCGAAGACGCAGTCGGCGCTCCTGGAGTCGATGGAGGAGCGCCAGGTCACCATCGACGGGCAGACCTACGAGCTGCCCAGCCCCTTCATGGTGGTCGCCACGCAGAACCCGGTCGAGATGGAGGGCACCTACCCGCTGCCGGAGGCCCAGCGCGACCGCTTCATGGCCCGCGTCTCCATCGGCTACCCGAGCGCCGAGGCCGAACTGGAGATGCTCGACATCCACGGTGGGGTGAACCCCCTGGACGACCTCCAGCCGGTGGCGCACGCGCACGAGATCGTGAAGCTGATCGACGCCGTCCGCGGCGTCCACGTCGCCGACCCGGTCCGCCGTTACGCGGTGGACCTGGTCGCCGCCACCCGCACCCACCCGGACCTCAGACTCGGCGCCTCCCCGCGCGCGACGCTGCACCTACTGCGCGCGGCGAAGGCGTCCGCCGCCCTGAGTGGCCGGGAGTACGCCCTGCCGGACGACGTGCAGGCGCTCGCCGTCGCGGTCCTGGCCCACCGTCTGCTGCCGACCGCCCAGGCCCAGCTGAACCGTCGTACGGCCGAGCAGGTCGTGCAGGAGATCCTGCAGCGCACCCCGGTGCCCGCCGCGCCCCAGCAGGGCGGCATCGGCCTGGGACGCGGCGCGACCTCGTTGGGCGCGCAGCCGCCGCGGAGGCTGTGA
- a CDS encoding DUF58 domain-containing protein: protein MTSGGPGQAEAEHSEKGGMRTALAGLTTRGRSFFAAGIAAAICAYVLGQSDLLRVGLLLAALPLICVTALFRTRYRVAGSRRLSPARVPAGSEARVHLRMDNVSRLPTGLLMLQDRVPYVLGPRPRFVLDRVEPGGRREVSYRVRSDLRGRYPLGPLQLRLTDPFGMCELTRSFSTYDTLTVIPRVEPLPPVRLSGEAKGYGDGRHRSLALAGEDDIIPRGYRYGDDLRRVHWRSTARYGELMVRREEQPQRARCTVLLDTRGLAFQGAGPDSAFEWAVSGSASVLVHMLERGFSVRLLTDTGTSVPGEGADGFAGVSQGTADAAGLMMDTLAVIDHSDGAGLSRAYDVLRGGNEGLLVAFFGDLDEEQAAIAGKMRQRSGGAVAFLLDSDDWGREPSDVSDPLGGSQERLRMLREAGWAALSVPRGASLDNLWRQAERERTGVGALGTGEGWS from the coding sequence ATGACCTCCGGGGGACCCGGGCAGGCGGAGGCGGAGCACAGCGAGAAGGGCGGGATGCGCACCGCGCTGGCCGGTCTGACCACCCGTGGCCGCTCCTTCTTCGCCGCCGGTATCGCCGCGGCCATCTGCGCGTATGTCCTCGGGCAGAGCGATCTGCTCCGGGTCGGGCTGCTGCTGGCCGCGCTGCCGCTGATCTGCGTCACCGCGCTCTTCCGCACCCGCTACCGGGTGGCCGGCAGCCGTCGGCTCTCTCCCGCGCGCGTACCGGCCGGCAGCGAGGCCCGCGTCCACCTGCGGATGGACAACGTCTCGCGGCTGCCCACCGGGCTGCTGATGCTCCAGGACCGGGTGCCGTACGTGCTGGGCCCGCGCCCTCGCTTCGTACTCGACCGGGTGGAGCCGGGCGGCCGCCGCGAGGTGTCCTACCGGGTCCGCTCCGACCTGCGCGGCCGCTATCCGCTGGGCCCGCTGCAACTGCGCCTGACCGACCCGTTCGGGATGTGCGAGCTGACCCGGTCCTTCTCGACGTACGACACCCTGACGGTGATCCCGCGCGTGGAGCCGCTGCCACCGGTGCGGCTCAGCGGTGAGGCGAAGGGGTACGGCGACGGGCGGCACCGCTCCCTGGCGCTGGCCGGCGAGGACGACATCATTCCGCGCGGATACCGCTACGGCGACGACCTGCGCCGGGTGCACTGGCGCTCCACCGCGCGCTACGGCGAGCTGATGGTGCGCCGCGAGGAGCAACCGCAGCGCGCCCGCTGCACGGTCCTGCTGGACACCCGGGGCCTCGCCTTCCAGGGCGCGGGCCCCGATTCGGCCTTCGAGTGGGCGGTGTCGGGCTCCGCGTCGGTCCTGGTCCACATGCTCGAACGGGGCTTCTCGGTACGGCTGCTGACGGACACCGGCACCTCGGTGCCCGGTGAGGGCGCCGACGGGTTCGCGGGTGTGAGCCAGGGGACGGCGGACGCGGCCGGGCTGATGATGGACACCCTCGCGGTGATCGACCATTCGGACGGCGCGGGTCTGTCCCGGGCCTACGACGTGCTGCGCGGCGGCAACGAGGGACTGCTGGTGGCCTTCTTCGGCGACCTCGACGAGGAGCAGGCCGCGATCGCCGGCAAGATGCGGCAACGCAGCGGCGGAGCGGTCGCGTTCCTGCTGGACAGCGACGACTGGGGGCGGGAACCGAGCGATGTGTCCGACCCGTTGGGCGGGAGCCAGGAGCGGCTGCGGATGCTGCGCGAGGCGGGCTGGGCGGCTCTGAGCGTGCCCCGGGGCGCCTCGCTGGACAACCTGTGGCGCCAGGCGGAGCGGGAGCGCACCGGCGTCGGTGCTCTCGGCACCGGGGAGGGATGGTCATGA